In Acidobacteriota bacterium, the genomic window CTGGGGTCGTAGATCGGCGCCAGGGTGCTGCTGGAGGTTACCCAGTCCAGGTTGACGAACAGATTCCTTCCCAGCCACTGGGTTGCCAGCAGGGACCACTGGTGGTCGGGAATCACATAGGATTTCAGAACGTTGCCGATCCGCGGCACCCGCTCGTCCGCGTTGGTGTAGGTGTAGGAAAATCGCAGATCCAGCGATCTGGAAGGACGGACGGTCGTGGTGACTTCGAGGCCGCGGGCCAGTCCCCCCTGGCTGTTCCGGTAGCCGCCGAACCGCCCGAAGGGGTCGGTGGCGGGGTTGATGCCGCCGGAGAAGTCGAACACGATGTTTTCCTGGATGCGGGTGTAGAACCAGGTCAGGGAGGTCTGCACCCGGTTGTCGAACAGGGTCTGGTCCAGGCCGGCGTCGAAGGCCACGGATCGATCGGGACGGAGTCTTGGATCTCCATAGGCCGAGTAGCCGAATCTGGAGAAGTAGGTCCCGAAGCGTTCGTAGAGGGAGGGAGACCGGTAGCCGTTCCCGACATGAGCGCGGAACTTGGTGCCGGTCCGGGCGACGAAATAGGCGATCGAACCGTCCCCGGTATAGGCGGTGGGCGGTGCGTCGAAGGTGAATCCCTGGTAGGGCGCCGTTTCCAAAGGTTCCAGCAGCGGGGTTTGAAGCGAGAACGTCTGGACTCGGAAGGCGGCTGAAAGGTGCAGTCGCCCTTGCAGCAGCCTGAGCTGGTCCTGAATATGAAAGGCGTTGGTGCGCTGAGTGACGTCCGCCAGGGATTCAGGGGAGGGCTGCACGGGAATATTCCGATTGACGAACTGTTCATTTTCGAACTCGTAGCCCGCATCGATGAAGTGGTTGGTTCCCAACTGCTGATGGGTGCGGGCGTTGACGGTCTGCACGCGCCCGTCGAAGTCCGATCGTGTGATCCCGCCAGGCTGGAAGCCGGGTCCTCCGGGGCCGTTGTGATGGATCCGGTCTGTTCGCAGATTCTGATAGGAGAGACTGTATCCTGTCCGGGCTGTCGGCTGTTGGTTGAACCGGACCGCGCTGGAAAGGAAATCGGTGGCCACTCGAGCGTCGGGATCGTTGAGAGTGGGGATGAATGTGGCCGATCCGAGGTTCAGTTCGGACAGGGGCGTCCCCGACTGGTGGAGCTCGACCAGATCAGGAGCCAACGGACGGGCCTCGACAATTCCGGTGGCGGTCAGTCCGGGGGCGCTGCCCGGCGACCGGTTGAGCTGGAGGAAGGTGTCGCCTCCGTAGAATCGTGCCGAGAGGTTGGCCGTCGGAGAAAAGTTCAGATTCAGCCGCCCCTGGGCAGTGGTGTTGCGGCTGGCGTCGTCGCCATCGACGCCTCTGGAAATGTTTCGATGGGCCAGTCCCGTGCTGTAGGTGAACCGGTCCTGTTGGAATCCTCCCGCCAGACGGGCGCGACCATGCAGCCGGCCCAGGGATCCCCCCTCGGTCAGCAGGCTTCCCCGGGTGCGGCCGCCGCCTTCCGCGCTCATCATGTTGACCACGCCGCCTATGGCATGACTTCCGTAGAGGGAGGAACCCGACCCCCGCAACACCTCCACCCGGTGGGTATCGGCAAGCAAAAGATGGGACACAAGGGAGGTGGCGTCTCCCTGGGGCGCGGCCGCGTCCCGGAAGCGCAGGCCGTCAATCAGAATCGAGGTGTTCTCGACCCGCAGCCCGCGGGTTCGAATGGTCGTCTGGGCGCCGGGCGTCCCCAATTGCTGAATGCGCAAGCCGGGAATCGGCCTCAAGGCCTCGGCCAGGCTGGTTTCCCCCCGCTCTTGCATGTCCCTGCTATTGATGACCGTCAGGGCCTTCGATACTTCGTCGACCGACTGCGGCCTCCCCGAGGCCGTGACCACGACTTCCTCTCGGCGCACCGCCAATTGCAGGGCAATGTCCCGCACCAGTTCCTGACCGGCCTCGACTTGAAGACCGCTCAGGGACACGGGAGCAAAGCCCCGGGACTCGACTTCCAGGATGTATTCGCCCGGACGCAGCAGCCGAAAGCGAAATTCTCCCGAGGCATCGGTGGTGACTCTCAGGCGCAGG contains:
- a CDS encoding TonB-dependent receptor; this translates as MQCKTGKLTLALCLVACCATLTAEAVEPASISGIITDPQKALVPDTLVTLHDRSSGLRLRVTTDASGEFRFRLLRPGEYILEVESRGFAPVSLSGLQVEAGQELVRDIALQLAVRREEVVVTASGRPQSVDEVSKALTVINSRDMQERGETSLAEALRPIPGLRIQQLGTPGAQTTIRTRGLRVENTSILIDGLRFRDAAAPQGDATSLVSHLLLADTHRVEVLRGSGSSLYGSHAIGGVVNMMSAEGGGRTRGSLLTEGGSLGRLHGRARLAGGFQQDRFTYSTGLAHRNISRGVDGDDASRNTTAQGRLNLNFSPTANLSARFYGGDTFLQLNRSPGSAPGLTATGIVEARPLAPDLVELHQSGTPLSELNLGSATFIPTLNDPDARVATDFLSSAVRFNQQPTARTGYSLSYQNLRTDRIHHNGPGGPGFQPGGITRSDFDGRVQTVNARTHQQLGTNHFIDAGYEFENEQFVNRNIPVQPSPESLADVTQRTNAFHIQDQLRLLQGRLHLSAAFRVQTFSLQTPLLEPLETAPYQGFTFDAPPTAYTGDGSIAYFVARTGTKFRAHVGNGYRSPSLYERFGTYFSRFGYSAYGDPRLRPDRSVAFDAGLDQTLFDNRVQTSLTWFYTRIQENIVFDFSGGINPATDPFGRFGGYRNSQGGLARGLEVTTTVRPSRSLDLRFSYTYTNADERVPRIGNVLKSYVIPDHQWSLLATQWLGRNLFVNLDWVTSSSTLAPIYDPSIFSSRVFRFDPITKLDLGASYRLPLSEFRSLRFFGRVDNLLDRQYYENGFLNPGATGTAGLEFSF